A stretch of the Dichotomicrobium thermohalophilum genome encodes the following:
- a CDS encoding NAD-glutamate dehydrogenase: MVSAVEPLSTSSLDDVLAALEAIAASAHVTDIENLKTFTRLLYADLNEADLRQSDPQALAALAREAFAFFYQRQRGTPNVRIGRAPTGPNGATRSVVHIVNDDMPFLVDSVLGEIIDRGLKLDWIAHPILHVGRDPDCRLLYLDDHTAQEPPVEEMPEAGLESVMVIQLEDIPSETERNVLQKAIIQTLEDVRAVVGDWKPMMGRFREAVERYKTGHPPVPEDEREESIRFLEWISDRNFVFLGMRNYRFEPNSEPPELIPDPESGLGILRDINAKLLRQPGEGTSMRSEAVDVFLRPEPLIITKGNLRSRVHRRVNMDTISLKLYDREEHPVGEIRVAGLFTASAYTRSVEDIPFLRRKAKLVLDRSGFPEQSHSWRALRTVLDTYPRDELFQIDVDQLLSFATEILSLELKPQTRAFVRYDTFGRFASVLIYVARDRFSTEKRVRICEYLAEAFGGEVTKATPFFTNAPLVRLHVIVWRTGAEPIGAAPEDLEQQIENIVRSWRETLRDRLRENYGERASALIARYGDAFSAGYEEYNSTNRALGDIQKLEELSADSPITVEFCKDESCGPRQVRVSLYQLDEPISLSRRVPIFENMGFAASSERTFTVEPQDGGERRTVYLHDILLEPSTRGEIEIDSVRERLENGFLRVWYGQAVNDAYNGLILRAGLTWREAAVFRAYGSYLRQIGAPFGQGYMAGTLQRHPEIARDLIALFHRLFDPDLNPAEAEDPDAIAARIEDALDDVASLDEDRILRRFLNVIQATMRTNFYRQGPVDGGPATVAFKLVSKQIEGLPLPHPYAEIFVHSPRVEGVHLRGGPIARGGIRWSDRAQDFRTEVLGLAKAQQVKNAVIVPQGAKGGFYPRQIPANAGREARMEEGVACYKQFISSLLSITDNLKEDLVIPPERVVRRDGDDAYLVVAADKGTATFSDIANAIAQENDFWLDDAFASGGSAGYDHKEMGITARGAWEAVKRHFRELNHDIQNEPFTAIGIGDMSGDVFGNGMLLSKQTRLLAAFDHRDIFIDPDPDPATSWAERKRLFDLARITWQDYDRSLISKGGGVFSRSAKAIPLTPEIRELTGLEAEEVTPNQLINAILRMKADLLWFGGIGTFVRADSETNADVNDRANDATRVTASELRVRVIGEGANLGITQRARIQFAMRGGHVNTDAIDNSAGVNSSDFEVNIKIALGKAERAGKITREERNQILASMTDEVAHDCLRNNYLQTLAISLGARRGLADLGFQARLIEALEDNGLNRDVEDLPSNAEIRGRSQQNQPLTRPELAVLLAWAKIDLYDRLVDSPVCRDPHLSYALQDYFPETLRTRFADEIEAHPLRREIIATQLANAIINRGGSTFIVRLIQETGNSADEIAYAFAAVMQSYGFRRLYDAIDAIDNKIDGARQLDLYLRLQDELRRQTAWFLRHGKFERGLEPVISRYRDGIARISDNLHAVLPREQAQHVEVTQAEYVTGGVPESLAGKLAKLGALGDAPDIILAAEEGGYDLLQTARVYYQLSGYFCMDALRRVAEELAQTDYYDRLAVNTTMELAAVALRALTLRILAEAQVQQTDPDFDAWFEQTSAAVARTRNGILALIEGGEPTLAKLTVAVAQLRDLAG, translated from the coding sequence ATGGTCTCCGCCGTCGAGCCTCTTTCCACCTCCAGCCTCGATGACGTTCTGGCGGCGCTCGAGGCGATCGCGGCCTCCGCCCATGTCACCGACATCGAGAACCTCAAGACGTTCACGCGGCTGCTCTACGCCGACCTGAACGAGGCGGATCTGCGCCAGTCGGACCCGCAGGCGCTGGCGGCTCTGGCGCGCGAGGCCTTCGCGTTTTTCTATCAGCGTCAGCGCGGTACGCCGAATGTCCGTATAGGCCGCGCGCCGACAGGTCCGAACGGTGCGACCCGGTCGGTGGTGCACATCGTCAATGACGACATGCCGTTCCTTGTCGACTCGGTGCTCGGCGAGATCATCGACCGCGGCCTGAAGCTCGACTGGATCGCCCACCCGATCTTGCATGTCGGGCGCGACCCGGACTGTCGCCTGCTCTATCTGGACGACCACACGGCGCAGGAGCCGCCGGTTGAGGAGATGCCGGAAGCCGGGCTGGAAAGCGTCATGGTCATCCAGCTTGAGGACATTCCGTCGGAGACCGAGCGGAATGTTCTGCAAAAGGCAATCATCCAGACGCTGGAGGACGTGCGGGCGGTCGTTGGGGACTGGAAGCCGATGATGGGCCGCTTCCGCGAGGCTGTCGAGCGTTACAAGACGGGCCACCCGCCCGTGCCGGAGGATGAGCGCGAAGAATCGATCCGCTTTCTGGAATGGATTTCGGATCGCAACTTCGTGTTCCTCGGGATGCGGAATTACCGGTTCGAGCCGAACAGCGAGCCGCCCGAGTTGATCCCGGACCCGGAATCCGGCCTCGGAATCCTGCGGGACATCAACGCCAAGCTGCTGCGCCAGCCTGGCGAGGGCACGAGCATGCGCTCCGAGGCGGTCGATGTGTTTCTGCGCCCTGAGCCGCTCATCATTACCAAGGGCAATCTGCGCTCGCGCGTCCACCGGCGCGTGAACATGGACACCATCAGCCTGAAGCTTTACGACCGGGAAGAGCATCCGGTCGGCGAAATCCGTGTCGCAGGCCTGTTCACAGCTTCGGCCTATACCCGGTCGGTCGAGGATATTCCCTTTCTTCGGCGCAAGGCGAAACTCGTGCTCGACCGATCGGGCTTTCCCGAGCAGAGCCACTCCTGGCGCGCGCTGCGGACGGTTCTGGACACCTATCCGCGCGACGAGCTGTTCCAGATCGACGTGGATCAGCTCCTCTCCTTCGCCACAGAAATCCTCTCGCTCGAACTCAAGCCACAGACGCGCGCCTTCGTGCGCTATGACACGTTCGGCCGGTTCGCCTCGGTCCTGATCTATGTCGCGCGTGACCGCTTCTCGACGGAAAAGCGCGTGCGCATCTGCGAGTACCTGGCCGAGGCGTTCGGCGGGGAGGTGACGAAGGCCACGCCGTTCTTCACCAACGCGCCGCTGGTGCGTCTGCACGTCATCGTCTGGCGCACCGGCGCGGAGCCGATCGGCGCGGCGCCCGAAGACCTTGAACAGCAGATCGAGAATATCGTTCGATCCTGGCGCGAGACGCTACGCGACCGGCTGCGTGAAAACTACGGCGAACGCGCCAGTGCCCTGATTGCCCGCTACGGCGATGCCTTTTCGGCGGGCTACGAAGAATACAACTCCACGAACCGCGCGCTCGGCGACATCCAGAAGCTCGAAGAGCTGAGTGCAGACTCCCCGATTACGGTCGAGTTCTGCAAGGACGAAAGCTGCGGGCCGAGGCAGGTTCGCGTTAGCTTGTATCAGCTCGATGAGCCGATCTCTCTGAGCCGCCGCGTTCCCATTTTCGAGAACATGGGCTTTGCCGCCAGTTCGGAGCGGACCTTCACGGTCGAGCCGCAGGACGGCGGCGAACGGCGCACCGTCTATCTGCACGATATCCTGCTGGAGCCCAGTACCAGAGGTGAAATCGAAATCGACTCCGTGCGCGAGCGTCTGGAGAACGGTTTCCTTCGCGTCTGGTACGGGCAGGCCGTCAACGATGCCTATAACGGGTTAATCCTTCGCGCCGGGCTGACCTGGCGGGAGGCCGCGGTGTTCCGCGCCTATGGCTCCTATCTCCGCCAGATCGGCGCGCCGTTCGGCCAGGGCTATATGGCCGGCACGCTCCAGCGGCATCCCGAGATAGCGCGCGACCTGATCGCGCTGTTCCACCGGCTTTTTGACCCCGACCTGAACCCGGCCGAGGCAGAAGACCCGGACGCGATCGCCGCTCGGATTGAGGACGCTCTCGACGATGTCGCAAGCCTCGATGAAGACCGCATCCTGCGGCGCTTCCTGAACGTCATTCAGGCGACCATGCGCACCAACTTCTATCGTCAAGGCCCGGTTGATGGCGGCCCGGCAACCGTTGCTTTCAAGCTGGTCAGCAAGCAGATCGAGGGGCTTCCGCTGCCGCATCCCTATGCCGAGATTTTCGTCCATTCGCCGCGCGTTGAGGGCGTGCATCTGCGCGGCGGGCCGATCGCGCGCGGCGGCATCCGCTGGTCGGATCGGGCGCAGGATTTCCGCACCGAAGTGTTGGGGCTGGCCAAGGCGCAGCAGGTGAAGAACGCCGTGATCGTGCCGCAGGGGGCCAAAGGTGGCTTCTATCCGCGGCAAATTCCGGCCAATGCCGGCCGGGAAGCGCGGATGGAAGAAGGCGTTGCCTGCTACAAGCAATTCATCTCGAGCCTGCTGTCCATCACCGACAACCTCAAGGAAGACCTCGTTATCCCGCCTGAGCGCGTGGTGCGTCGCGACGGGGACGATGCCTATCTGGTCGTGGCGGCCGACAAGGGCACGGCGACCTTCTCCGACATCGCCAACGCGATCGCCCAGGAGAACGACTTCTGGCTCGATGACGCTTTCGCCTCGGGTGGTTCCGCCGGCTATGACCACAAGGAGATGGGTATTACCGCGCGCGGCGCCTGGGAGGCGGTGAAACGCCATTTCCGCGAGCTGAACCACGACATCCAGAACGAGCCGTTCACAGCGATCGGGATCGGGGACATGTCGGGTGACGTGTTCGGCAACGGGATGCTGCTGTCAAAACAGACCCGCCTGCTCGCTGCGTTCGATCACCGCGATATCTTTATCGACCCTGACCCGGACCCGGCGACAAGCTGGGCCGAGCGCAAACGCCTGTTCGACCTCGCGCGGATCACCTGGCAGGACTATGACCGAAGTCTGATCTCGAAAGGCGGCGGGGTCTTCAGCCGCAGCGCCAAGGCGATTCCGCTCACCCCGGAAATCCGCGAATTGACGGGATTGGAAGCCGAAGAGGTTACGCCGAACCAGCTCATCAATGCGATCCTTCGCATGAAAGCCGACCTGCTGTGGTTCGGCGGCATCGGCACGTTCGTGCGAGCAGACAGTGAGACGAACGCCGACGTCAATGACCGCGCCAACGACGCCACCCGGGTGACCGCGAGCGAGCTGCGCGTGCGCGTGATCGGCGAGGGCGCAAATCTGGGCATCACCCAGCGCGCGCGCATCCAGTTCGCCATGCGCGGCGGTCACGTGAACACCGACGCGATCGACAACTCGGCCGGGGTGAACTCGTCGGACTTCGAGGTCAATATCAAGATCGCGCTGGGCAAGGCCGAACGCGCCGGCAAGATCACGCGGGAGGAGCGCAACCAGATCCTCGCAAGCATGACGGACGAAGTTGCGCATGACTGCCTCCGCAACAACTACCTGCAGACACTGGCGATCAGCCTTGGCGCGCGCCGCGGCTTGGCCGATCTCGGCTTTCAGGCAAGGTTGATTGAGGCTCTTGAGGACAACGGACTCAACCGCGACGTCGAGGATCTGCCAAGCAATGCGGAAATCCGCGGCCGCAGCCAGCAGAACCAGCCGCTAACCCGGCCGGAACTGGCAGTGCTGCTCGCCTGGGCGAAGATCGACCTCTACGACCGCCTGGTTGACTCGCCGGTCTGCCGGGATCCGCATCTGAGTTACGCGCTGCAGGACTATTTCCCCGAGACGCTCCGCACCCGATTCGCCGACGAGATCGAGGCGCATCCGCTGCGTCGCGAGATCATCGCAACGCAACTCGCCAACGCGATCATCAACCGCGGCGGCTCGACCTTCATCGTCCGGCTCATCCAGGAGACCGGCAACTCCGCCGACGAGATCGCCTATGCCTTCGCGGCGGTGATGCAGAGCTACGGGTTCCGCCGGCTTTATGACGCCATCGACGCCATCGACAACAAGATCGACGGCGCGCGCCAGCTTGATCTCTATCTCCGGCTCCAAGACGAGTTGCGCCGCCAGACCGCCTGGTTCCTCCGCCACGGCAAGTTCGAGCGCGGGCTGGAGCCGGTCATCTCGCGCTACCGCGATGGTATCGCGCGCATCTCCGACAACCTGCACGCGGTCTTGCCGAGAGAGCAGGCACAGCATGTGGAGGTGACGCAGGCGGAATACGTCACCGGCGGCGTGCCGGAAAGCCTTGCCGGGAAGCTGGCCAAGCTTGGCGCGCTGGGCGATGCGCCGGACATCATCCTGGCCGCTGAGGAGGGCGGCTATGATCTGCTCCAGACCGCGCGGGTCTATTACCAGTTGTCCGGCTATTTCTGCATGGACGCGCTGCGCCGCGTTGCCGAAGAGCTGGCACAGACCGACTATTATGACCGGCTGGCGGTCAATACAACGATGGAGCTTGCGGCGGTGGCGCTGCGCGCGCTCACCTTGCGCATTCTGGCCGAGGCACAGGTGCAGCAGACCGATCCGGATTTCGATGCCTGGTTCGAGCAGACGAGTGCGGCGGTAGCGCGGACTCGCAACGGCATTCTCGCGCTGATCGAGGGCGGCGAGCCGACACTGGCCAAGCTGACCGTGGCCGTCGCGCAGCTGCGTGATCTTGCCGGATGA